From one Chloroflexota bacterium genomic stretch:
- a CDS encoding RDD family protein has protein sequence METARFGSRFSAWFIDWIGVGLAAGVLAGLLGLVTGLYSGTDSDLLALLVGGLALLMAAVLWLVQFLYFGYFWSKDGQSLGMKALGIQVVRRNEEPLSFLRAGLRGTVGYWISGLIFGLGYIWAAFDHDGEAWHDKIFDTRVLERR, from the coding sequence ATGGAAACAGCAAGATTTGGATCGAGGTTTTCGGCATGGTTCATCGATTGGATAGGGGTCGGACTTGCTGCTGGCGTTCTGGCAGGCCTGCTGGGACTGGTTACCGGCTTATACTCCGGCACGGATAGCGATCTATTGGCCCTGCTGGTCGGCGGTCTGGCGTTGCTTATGGCGGCTGTTCTGTGGCTGGTACAGTTCCTTTACTTCGGGTATTTCTGGAGCAAAGATGGCCAATCGCTCGGGATGAAGGCCCTCGGCATTCAGGTTGTGCGTCGGAATGAGGAACCGCTGTCTTTTTTGCGGGCGGGATTGCGAGGTACCGTCGGTTACTGGATCAGCGGGTTGATCTTTGGTCTCGGCTATATCTGGGCAGCCTTCGATCACGACGGCGAGGCGTGGCACGACAAGATCTTTGATACGCGTGTGCTTGAACGGAGATAG
- a CDS encoding RDD family protein, translating into MSKAEFVPRFFAWLFDSIAMSIVSISLGFLFWALMAVANNTQSGLLEFLTGSGALLTGLLLVLLQFLYFGFFWSKSGRSIGMKLFDMRVVRRDGEPLSFVRAGLRGSVGYWISGLVFGLGYIWAAFDGNREAWHDKIFDTWVVQVEG; encoded by the coding sequence GTGAGCAAAGCAGAATTTGTTCCCCGGTTTTTCGCCTGGCTGTTCGATTCCATCGCCATGAGTATCGTGTCGATATCGCTCGGATTCCTCTTCTGGGCACTTATGGCTGTGGCCAACAACACTCAGAGTGGACTGCTGGAGTTCCTGACCGGGTCCGGGGCGCTGTTGACCGGGCTTCTGCTGGTGCTGCTTCAGTTCCTCTATTTTGGCTTTTTCTGGAGCAAGAGCGGAAGATCGATTGGCATGAAGCTATTCGATATGCGGGTGGTACGCCGCGACGGTGAACCACTGAGCTTCGTGCGTGCAGGTTTGCGCGGCAGCGTGGGCTATTGGATCAGTGGCCTGGTTTTTGGTCTCGGCTATATCTGGGCAGCCTTCGATGGCAACAGGGAAGCCTGGCACGATAAGATCTTTGACACGTGGGTTGTGCAAGTGGAGGGGTAA